The following proteins come from a genomic window of Anopheles ziemanni chromosome 3, idAnoZiCoDA_A2_x.2, whole genome shotgun sequence:
- the LOC131285608 gene encoding uncharacterized protein LOC131285608 produces MASLEPNSTNNSSPSGNSNNEEVRLSQKSFEKECSSNAQPPMADNGHVDGWPCSKGAASVKWDRERFDIRRPYERKEYDRPHRALPNYLAAFEGLNVKPQKCCKPNAFARRTPIEEVFHERNRTKVCPTEAPRPLEDCVDDVIVAGNVSSKEEENEEDEEEEEEKNVHKRRISKECCKTFFQARRALLRSELFDRYFNRPPSPENESESEDAIGEFEQIVSENQQVEPQHHDLVDSSEQLEDSSCSISSYKSPEIVHKENKPAAIEAQEQFLDRMRNHYLARFDRVREQMEKVERDRHKQPEPFDGEKYMAEYPAPDIRNEGKVRLRETLERRLAELNKVQERPVRQYPTTVKQFAMYKERLMEDRRKLRDEAALVEDYFRKADAPREIPEAKLEVKRFRLADFESSPEDFDSDGESECRPAEPLVYHTCMTRDEWGHWMAHSTKIEKLKLPKVSVARVPVMVQKCHESPIRAYIEGRLDGPSRATTSPTVEHEKKQQEHRRSKKIIHSVRATSSPCPTMRDLLFDPVPNPEPLDFVPYNATLRPYSDIVEERLRIGKGQRKVQRQLRKSRMRWIEKLVDEICCRRRD; encoded by the exons ATGGCATCACTCGAGCCGAATTCGACAAACAATTCGTCCCCCAGTGGCAATTCAAACAACGAAGAAGTTCGCTTATCGCAAAAGTCCTTCGAAAAAGAATGCTCTTCTAATGCGCAACCACCGATGGCGGATAATGGTCACGTTGACGGTTGGCCTTGCTCGAAGGGTGCAGCAAGCGTGAAATGGGACAGGGAACGGTTTGACATTCGGCGCCCGTACGAAAGGAAAGAGTACGATCGTCCACACCGGGCGCTGCCCAACTATTTGGCCGCCTTCGAGGGTCTCAACGTGAAGCCGCAAAAATGTTGCAAGCCGAACGCTTTCGCCAGGCGTACACCGATAGAGGAAGTGTTTCACGAGCGGAACCGGACGAAAGTTTGTCCAACGGAAGCGCCGCGACCGTTGGAGGATTGTGTTGATGATGTGATCGTTGCGGGGAATGTTAGTTCCA aggaggaggagaacgaggaagacgaggaggaggaggaggagaaaaatGTCCACAAGAGGAGGATATCGAAGGAGTGCTGCAAGACATTCTTCCAAGCCAGGCGTGCTTTGCTGAGAAGCGAACTTTTCGACAGATATTTCAACCGACCACCAAGTCCTGAGAACGAGAGCGAATCAGAAGACGCGATTGGAGAGTTTGAACAGATTGTGTCTGAAAACCAACAGGTTGAACCCCAGCACCATGACCTAGTTGACTCTTCCGAACAGCTTGAAGACAGTTCCTGCTCGATAAGTTCCTACAAGTCACCGGAAATTGTacacaaagaaaataaacccgCAGCCATTGAAGCTCAGGAACAGTTTCTGGACCGAATGCGGAACCATTACCTGGCGAGGTTCGATCGTGTCAGGGAGCAGATGGAAAAGGTGGAACGGGACCGTCACAAACAGCCCGAGCCATTCGATGGGGAAAAGTATATGGCCGAATATCCTGCTCCGGACATTAGGAATGAAGGGAAGGTACGCTTGCGTGAGACTCTTGAGAGGCGTTTGGCGGAGTTGAACAAAGTTCAGGAGCGCCCCGTGCGCCAGTATCCAACGACGGTGAAACAGTTTGCGATGTACAAGGAACGGCTGATGGAAGACAGGCGTAAACTGCGCGATGAGGCGGCATTGGTTGAAGATTACTTTCGTAAAGCCGATGCACCGAGGGAGATTCCCGAGGCGAAGCTAGAGGTGAAACGGTTTCGATTGGCAGATTTTGAAAGCTCCCCAGAGGACTTCGATTCCGATGGGGAATCGGAGTGCCGTCCGGCAGAACCGTTGGTTTACCACACCTGCATGACGCGAGACGAATGGGGTCACTGGATGGCGCATAGTACTAAGATCGAGAAGCTGAAACTACCGAAAGTCAGTGTGGCTCGAGTTCCGGTGATGGTGCAAAAGTGTCACGAAAGTCCCATCCGTGCGTACATCGAGGGTCGTCTCGATGGACCTTCCCGCGCCACGACGTCGCCGACGGTGGAACACGAAAAGAAGCAGCAGGAACATCGTCGGTCGAAGAAGATTATCCATTCCGTGCGAGCCACAAGCTCACCATGTCCGACCATGCGTGATCTGCTATTTGACCCGGTGCCCAATCCCGAGCCGCTGGATTTCGTGCCGTACAATGCGACGCTCCGACCATATTCGGACATCGTCGAGGAACGTCTTCGCATCGGCAAAGGGCAGAGGAAGGTTCAGCGGCAGCTGCGCAAAAGCCGGATGCGATGGATTGAGAAGCTTGTCGACGAGATTTGCTGTCGGAGGAGAGACTAG